In Nocardioides dokdonensis FR1436, the following are encoded in one genomic region:
- a CDS encoding DUF3618 domain-containing protein, translated as MADPQDKQTPEQIEAEIERTRERLGETIEALGAKADVKGRAAHRARSVREQHGTALVAGAAGAVVLAVGLVLWRRRR; from the coding sequence GTGGCTGACCCCCAGGACAAGCAGACACCCGAGCAGATCGAGGCGGAGATCGAGCGCACCCGCGAGCGGCTCGGCGAGACCATCGAGGCGCTCGGCGCCAAGGCGGACGTCAAGGGCCGAGCGGCCCACCGGGCCCGGTCGGTGCGCGAGCAGCACGGCACGGCGCTGGTCGCCGGCGCTGCCGGGGCCGTGGTGCTCGCGGTCGGGCTCGTGCTGTGGCGCCGCCGCCGATGA
- a CDS encoding alpha/beta hydrolase — MTFSRVRHVVERSALRGLTGLPGVVQRRVGRPVVRDTQTLADDVRLMLALQRLAREPAVETLPVAQGRRELNRQTALVAGDDQVAEEHDLRVGDLAARLYVPQACQGPGAHPLLLFFHGGGFVYGDLASHDAPCRLLAQEAGVRVLSVDYRLAPEHRFPAAHDDALAAYRWLLEHADEVGADTARLAVGGDSAGGNLAAATALAAAEEGLPLALQLLVYPGTDALRDTESLRLFGDGFYLTQGFIDLAADAYYPQLSEEERRDPRISPVYADLAPAVAARLAPVFLCTAGFDPLRDEGEAYARRLEEAGVAVELRRFEDQIHGFLNMTGAVRSSRAAVVEVAHRLSAGLA; from the coding sequence GTGACCTTCTCCCGTGTCCGCCACGTCGTCGAGCGGTCGGCCCTGCGTGGCCTGACCGGCCTGCCCGGGGTGGTGCAGCGCCGGGTCGGGCGGCCGGTGGTGCGCGACACCCAGACCCTCGCCGACGACGTACGCCTGATGCTGGCGCTGCAGCGCCTGGCCCGTGAACCGGCGGTCGAGACGCTGCCCGTGGCGCAGGGCCGGCGCGAGCTGAACCGCCAGACCGCCCTCGTCGCCGGCGACGACCAGGTCGCCGAGGAGCACGACCTGCGGGTCGGCGACCTGGCGGCGCGGCTCTACGTGCCGCAGGCCTGCCAGGGCCCGGGCGCCCACCCGCTGCTGCTGTTCTTCCACGGCGGCGGGTTCGTGTACGGCGACCTGGCCAGCCACGACGCGCCGTGCCGGCTGCTGGCGCAGGAGGCCGGCGTGCGGGTGCTGTCCGTGGACTACCGCCTGGCGCCCGAGCACCGCTTCCCGGCCGCCCACGACGACGCGCTGGCGGCGTACCGCTGGCTGCTCGAGCACGCCGACGAGGTCGGCGCCGACACCGCGCGGCTGGCGGTCGGTGGGGATTCCGCCGGCGGCAACCTGGCCGCGGCCACCGCGCTGGCGGCCGCCGAGGAGGGGCTGCCGCTGGCGCTGCAGCTGCTGGTCTACCCCGGCACCGACGCACTGCGCGACACCGAGAGCCTGCGGCTCTTCGGCGACGGCTTCTACCTGACCCAGGGCTTCATCGACCTCGCGGCCGACGCCTACTACCCGCAGCTGTCGGAGGAGGAGCGCCGCGACCCGCGGATCTCACCCGTCTACGCCGACCTCGCTCCCGCGGTCGCGGCGCGGCTGGCCCCGGTGTTCCTGTGCACCGCCGGGTTCGACCCGCTGCGCGACGAGGGCGAGGCGTACGCCCGCCGGCTCGAGGAGGCGGGGGTGGCGGTCGAGCTGCGCCGCTTCGAGGACCAGATCCACGGGTTCCTCAACATGACCGGCGCGGTCCGCTCGTCGCGGGCCGCGGTGGTCGAGGTCGCGCACCGGCTCAGCGCGGGTCTGGCCTGA
- the pstA gene encoding phosphate ABC transporter permease PstA: MNDTTTPLEDVSHVPHTSMPLQGAQLPRYAPALAAVIALGIGALLALLAGFGPVAALSVAWLLLAVGLPAWSRAVEGSRKAADRVAGVLVWSAFALAMIPLVSLVWTVVTKGLPILSSQFFQNSMRGILGEGGGIYHAIVGTLIITALATVISVPIGVLTAIYLVEYGKGSKLARVITFLVDVMTGIPSIVAGLFAYALFVIFFGPGVRMGFGGSVALSVLMVPIVVRAAEEMLKLVPDELREAAYALGVPKWRTIVKVVLPTAVAGIVTGVTLAVARVAGETAPLLVIAGLTTGTNFNPFSERMATLPVYIFYAVTEPGIYDEEMTAYAWGAALTLVTLVMLLNVAARLIGGLFAPKTGR, encoded by the coding sequence ATGAACGACACCACCACCCCGCTCGAGGACGTCTCGCACGTCCCGCACACCTCGATGCCCCTGCAGGGCGCCCAGCTGCCCCGCTACGCGCCCGCCCTGGCCGCCGTCATCGCCCTCGGCATCGGCGCGCTCCTCGCGCTGCTGGCCGGCTTCGGGCCGGTCGCGGCGCTCAGCGTGGCCTGGCTGCTCCTCGCGGTCGGGCTGCCCGCCTGGTCGCGAGCCGTCGAGGGGTCCCGCAAGGCCGCCGACCGGGTCGCCGGCGTGCTCGTCTGGTCGGCCTTCGCGCTCGCGATGATCCCGCTGGTCTCGCTGGTGTGGACCGTGGTCACCAAGGGCCTGCCGATCCTGTCCAGCCAGTTCTTCCAGAACTCGATGCGCGGCATCCTCGGTGAGGGCGGCGGCATCTACCACGCCATCGTCGGCACCCTGATCATCACCGCGCTCGCGACCGTGATCTCGGTGCCGATCGGGGTGCTGACCGCGATCTACCTCGTCGAGTACGGCAAGGGCTCCAAGCTCGCCCGGGTGATCACCTTCCTGGTCGACGTGATGACCGGCATCCCCTCGATCGTGGCCGGCCTCTTCGCCTACGCCCTGTTCGTGATCTTCTTCGGCCCCGGCGTCCGGATGGGCTTCGGCGGCTCGGTCGCCCTCTCGGTGCTGATGGTCCCGATCGTGGTCCGTGCCGCCGAGGAGATGCTCAAGCTGGTGCCCGACGAGCTGCGCGAGGCGGCGTACGCGCTCGGGGTGCCGAAGTGGCGCACCATCGTCAAGGTGGTCCTGCCGACCGCCGTGGCGGGCATCGTCACCGGCGTCACCCTGGCCGTGGCCCGGGTCGCCGGCGAGACCGCGCCGCTGCTGGTGATCGCCGGCCTGACGACCGGCACCAACTTCAACCCGTTCTCGGAGCGGATGGCGACCCTGCCGGTCTACATCTTCTACGCGGTCACGGAGCCGGGCATCTACGACGAGGAGATGACCGCCTACGCCTGGGGCGCCGCCCTGACGCTGGTGACCCTGGTGATGCTGCTCAACGTGGCCGCCCGTCTCATCGGCGGCCTCTTCGCCCCCAAGACCGGCCGCTGA
- a CDS encoding DsrE family protein: MRPLVIKVTCAAGDPERSNQAFTVAAAATAAGADVSLWLTGDAAAYGAATGGPDLGLQHATPVAQLLEVVLAAGRVTVCTQCAARRGITEQDLAPGVRMAGAAVFAEEILGDDVQALVY, from the coding sequence ATGCGCCCCCTCGTCATCAAGGTCACCTGTGCCGCTGGCGACCCGGAGCGGTCCAACCAGGCCTTCACGGTCGCCGCGGCGGCCACCGCGGCCGGCGCGGACGTCTCGCTGTGGCTGACCGGTGACGCCGCGGCGTACGGCGCTGCCACCGGCGGGCCGGACCTCGGGCTGCAGCACGCGACCCCCGTGGCCCAGCTGCTCGAGGTGGTGCTGGCAGCCGGGCGGGTGACGGTGTGCACGCAGTGCGCCGCACGACGCGGGATCACCGAGCAGGACCTGGCGCCGGGCGTGCGGATGGCCGGCGCGGCGGTGTTCGCCGAGGAGATCCTCGGCGACGACGTCCAGGCGCTGGTGTACTAG
- a CDS encoding YgfZ/GcvT domain-containing protein, producing the protein MTIPTPTNQPSPLLALPGAVAGNGVDAPVAAHYGSFNTEQRTLESGEGFVDLSHRDVVRIEGPDRLTWLHSLTTQHFLDLAPQAWTDALVLSPQGHVEHAFSGYDDGEAFVAHTEPGAAPALLAFLEKMKFMTRVELSEVTDTLAVTWRASSSGTTYELIPRDQLEAYAAAAGPACGLWAFEALRIARGEPRHLLDTDARTIPNEVGWIGPAVHLDKGCYRGQETVARVHNLGRPPRRLVLLHLDGTENRLPERGAELRHGEKVVGFVGTSARHHELGPIALAMVKRNVPVDATLEVDSMPAAQEVVVDPEVGLHFRSKLR; encoded by the coding sequence ATGACCATCCCCACCCCCACGAACCAGCCCAGCCCCCTGCTCGCCCTGCCCGGAGCGGTCGCCGGCAACGGCGTCGACGCCCCCGTCGCGGCCCACTACGGCTCCTTCAACACCGAGCAGCGCACCCTCGAGTCCGGCGAGGGCTTCGTCGACCTCTCGCACCGCGACGTGGTGCGCATCGAGGGCCCCGACCGGCTCACCTGGCTGCACTCGCTGACCACGCAGCACTTCCTCGACCTCGCCCCGCAGGCGTGGACCGACGCGCTGGTGCTCTCCCCGCAGGGCCACGTCGAGCACGCGTTCAGCGGGTACGACGACGGCGAGGCGTTCGTCGCCCACACCGAGCCCGGTGCGGCGCCGGCGCTGCTGGCGTTCCTCGAGAAGATGAAGTTCATGACCCGCGTCGAGCTGAGCGAGGTCACCGACACGCTGGCCGTGACCTGGCGCGCCTCCTCCAGCGGCACGACGTACGAGCTGATCCCGCGCGACCAGCTCGAGGCGTACGCCGCTGCCGCGGGCCCCGCCTGCGGGCTGTGGGCCTTCGAGGCGCTGCGGATCGCGCGCGGCGAGCCGCGGCACCTGCTCGACACCGACGCCCGCACGATCCCCAACGAGGTCGGCTGGATCGGTCCGGCGGTGCACCTGGACAAGGGCTGCTACCGCGGCCAGGAGACCGTCGCGCGGGTGCACAACCTGGGTCGCCCGCCGCGCCGGCTGGTGCTGCTGCACCTCGACGGCACCGAGAACCGGCTGCCCGAGCGGGGCGCCGAGCTGCGCCACGGCGAGAAGGTCGTCGGCTTCGTCGGCACCTCCGCGCGCCACCACGAGCTCGGCCCGATCGCGCTGGCGATGGTCAAGCGCAACGTGCCGGTCGACGCCACCCTCGAGGTCGACTCGATGCCGGCGGCGCAGGAGGTCGTGGTCGACCCCGAGGTCGGGCTGCACTTCCGCTCCAAGCTGCGCTGA
- a CDS encoding Fur family transcriptional regulator: protein MSDDDLRARLAGSGFRLTPQRELVLRAVQELGHATPDEVLAEVRQHSSAVNISTVYRNLEVLEGLGLVRHAHLSDRAPTYHSVTDHEHFHLVCRECRRVVSVEAAVASGLTDRLADEHGFTADIGHLTVFGHCADCAPEEDTP, encoded by the coding sequence GTGAGCGACGACGACCTCCGGGCGCGCCTCGCCGGCAGCGGCTTCCGGCTCACGCCCCAGCGCGAGCTGGTGCTGCGGGCGGTCCAGGAGCTGGGCCACGCCACGCCCGACGAGGTCCTCGCCGAGGTGCGCCAGCACTCCTCGGCCGTCAACATCTCCACCGTCTACCGCAACCTCGAGGTCCTCGAGGGGCTCGGGCTGGTGCGCCACGCCCACCTCTCCGACCGGGCCCCGACCTACCACTCCGTCACCGACCACGAGCACTTCCACCTGGTCTGCCGCGAGTGCCGCCGTGTGGTCTCGGTCGAGGCCGCGGTCGCCTCCGGGCTCACCGACCGCCTGGCCGACGAGCACGGCTTCACCGCCGACATCGGCCACCTGACCGTCTTCGGGCACTGCGCCGACTGTGCTCCTGAGGAGGACACCCCATGA
- a CDS encoding phage holin family protein, translated as MSQTPGAAPGPHDDVDALSTPQLMSRLSQQTSELVSAELRLAKAEIQESVKHAGLGVGMLGSAGVLTWFGFGTLVAAGVLALDVILPSWAAALSVAAILFLVAGMLGLSGKKQVDQVTPAVPATQASVQRDVETVKEARRG; from the coding sequence ATGAGCCAGACACCAGGAGCAGCACCCGGACCGCACGACGACGTCGACGCGCTCTCGACGCCGCAGCTGATGTCGCGGCTGTCGCAGCAGACCTCCGAGCTGGTCAGCGCCGAGCTGCGCCTGGCCAAGGCCGAGATCCAGGAGAGCGTCAAGCACGCCGGGCTGGGCGTCGGGATGCTCGGCAGCGCCGGGGTGCTGACCTGGTTCGGCTTCGGGACCCTGGTCGCGGCCGGCGTGCTGGCCCTCGACGTCATCCTGCCTTCCTGGGCCGCGGCCCTGTCCGTCGCCGCGATCCTCTTCCTGGTCGCCGGAATGCTGGGCCTGTCCGGCAAGAAGCAGGTCGACCAGGTGACCCCGGCGGTGCCGGCCACCCAGGCCAGCGTCCAGCGCGACGTCGAGACCGTGAAGGAGGCCCGTCGTGGCTGA
- a CDS encoding inorganic phosphate transporter, producing MTLAIVIAVVVVALVFDYTNGFHDAANAIATSVSTRALTPRVALAMAAVMNFIGAFLGQEVANTVGSVISPAAGTHGLVIVMAGLLGAIAWNLLTWYYGLPSSSSHALIGGLVGAAIASGSAVKWDVIVDKILLPMVASPLFGFAAAFVLMVAIMWIFRRRNPHRTQRGFRIAQTLSAAAMALGHGLQDAQKTMGVIFLALVTGGYYAADDGLPVWVILAAAAAISAGTWAGGWRIMRTLGRRIIALDPARGFASETVAAGVLYTTAFVFEAPISTTHTITSAVMGAGATKRFSAVRWGVARSIVAAWVLTFPAAGLMAASLYWICRYVFQLP from the coding sequence TTGACTCTCGCGATCGTCATCGCGGTCGTCGTGGTGGCCCTGGTGTTCGACTACACCAACGGTTTCCACGACGCAGCCAACGCCATCGCGACCTCGGTCTCCACCCGGGCGCTCACGCCGCGGGTGGCGCTGGCGATGGCGGCCGTCATGAACTTCATCGGCGCCTTCCTGGGCCAGGAGGTCGCCAACACCGTCGGCTCGGTGATCTCCCCCGCCGCCGGCACGCACGGGCTGGTCATCGTGATGGCCGGCCTGCTCGGCGCGATCGCCTGGAACCTGCTGACCTGGTACTACGGCCTGCCCTCCTCCTCCTCGCACGCGCTGATCGGTGGCCTCGTCGGCGCCGCGATCGCGTCGGGGTCGGCGGTGAAGTGGGACGTCATCGTCGACAAGATCCTGCTGCCGATGGTCGCCTCGCCGCTGTTCGGCTTCGCCGCCGCCTTCGTGCTGATGGTCGCCATCATGTGGATCTTCCGGCGCCGCAACCCGCACCGCACCCAGCGCGGCTTCCGCATCGCCCAGACCCTCTCCGCGGCCGCCATGGCCCTGGGCCACGGTCTGCAGGACGCGCAGAAGACGATGGGCGTGATCTTCCTGGCCCTGGTCACCGGTGGGTACTACGCCGCCGACGACGGCCTGCCCGTCTGGGTGATCCTGGCCGCGGCCGCCGCCATCTCGGCCGGCACCTGGGCCGGCGGCTGGCGGATCATGCGCACCCTGGGCCGCCGCATCATCGCCCTCGACCCTGCGCGCGGCTTCGCCTCCGAGACCGTCGCCGCGGGCGTGCTCTACACGACCGCGTTCGTCTTCGAGGCCCCGATCTCCACCACCCACACCATCACCTCCGCGGTGATGGGCGCCGGCGCCACCAAGCGGTTCTCCGCCGTGCGCTGGGGTGTGGCCCGCTCCATCGTCGCCGCCTGGGTCCTCACCTTCCCCGCCGCCGGCCTGATGGCGGCCTCGCTCTACTGGATCTGCCGCTACGTCTTCCAGCTGCCCTGA
- the pstB gene encoding phosphate ABC transporter ATP-binding protein PstB, with protein sequence MAKSIDVSDLNIYYGDFLAVEGVSMTIKARSVTAFIGPSGCGKSTFLRSLNRMHEVIPGARVEGKVMVDGQSLYDASVDPVAVRRQIGMVFQRPNPFPTMSIYDNVLSGKKLNAKRMKKSEADDLVEKSLRGANLWTEVKDRLGKPGMGLSGGQQQRLCIARAIAVEPQVLLMDEPCSALDPISTSAIEDLIHELKSDYTIVIVTHNMQQAARVSDDTGFFNLRATGEPGQLVEFNPTRKMFTNPDNESTEAYISGRFG encoded by the coding sequence ATGGCCAAGAGCATCGACGTCTCCGACCTGAACATCTACTACGGCGACTTCCTCGCCGTGGAGGGTGTCAGCATGACCATCAAGGCGCGCTCGGTGACGGCCTTCATCGGCCCCTCGGGCTGCGGCAAGTCCACGTTCCTGCGGTCGCTGAACCGCATGCACGAGGTCATCCCCGGCGCCCGCGTCGAGGGCAAGGTCATGGTCGACGGGCAGTCGCTGTACGACGCCTCGGTCGACCCGGTGGCCGTGCGCCGCCAGATCGGGATGGTCTTCCAGCGCCCCAACCCGTTCCCCACGATGTCGATCTACGACAACGTGCTCTCGGGCAAGAAGCTCAATGCCAAGCGGATGAAGAAGTCCGAGGCCGACGACCTGGTCGAGAAGTCGCTGCGCGGCGCCAACCTCTGGACCGAGGTGAAGGACCGCCTCGGCAAGCCCGGCATGGGCCTCTCCGGCGGTCAGCAGCAGCGGCTGTGCATCGCCCGCGCCATCGCGGTCGAGCCGCAGGTGCTGCTGATGGACGAGCCGTGCTCGGCCCTCGACCCCATCTCGACCTCCGCGATCGAGGACCTCATCCACGAGCTGAAGTCCGACTACACGATCGTGATCGTCACCCACAACATGCAGCAGGCCGCCCGCGTCTCCGACGACACCGGCTTCTTCAACCTGCGCGCCACCGGCGAGCCCGGCCAGCTGGTCGAGTTCAACCCCACCCGCAAGATGTTCACCAACCCCGACAACGAGTCCACCGAGGCCTACATCTCCGGTCGCTTCGGCTGA
- a CDS encoding FABP family protein: MPIELPPNLHLNCAPLVWLLGTWTGSGKGDYPGMEPFDYQQELVFQQDGRPFLHYFARSWIVDANGEKVRDAAQETGFLRCPERGKVEMVLAHNTGISEIWYGNAEDGKIELHTAGVSFTESAREVTGGHRLYGNVEGDLLYAYDMEATGHELQPHLWARLKRT; the protein is encoded by the coding sequence GTGCCGATCGAACTCCCGCCCAACCTCCACCTGAACTGTGCCCCCCTCGTCTGGCTGCTCGGCACCTGGACCGGCAGCGGCAAGGGCGACTACCCCGGGATGGAGCCCTTCGACTACCAGCAGGAGCTGGTCTTCCAGCAGGACGGACGCCCCTTCCTGCACTACTTCGCGCGCTCCTGGATCGTGGACGCCAACGGCGAGAAGGTGCGCGACGCAGCCCAGGAGACCGGGTTCCTGCGCTGCCCCGAGCGCGGCAAGGTCGAGATGGTGCTGGCGCACAACACCGGCATCTCCGAGATCTGGTACGGCAACGCCGAGGACGGCAAGATCGAGCTGCACACCGCCGGGGTCTCCTTCACCGAGTCGGCCCGCGAGGTGACCGGTGGCCACCGGCTCTACGGCAACGTCGAGGGCGACCTGCTCTACGCCTACGACATGGAGGCCACGGGCCACGAGCTCCAGCCGCACCTGTGGGCGCGGCTCAAGCGGACCTGA
- a CDS encoding DUF47 domain-containing protein, with protein sequence MGLRFRPVETTFYDQFTQAAQHLVVGAGLLAEMLAEGADEEAIAQRMRDAEHQADETTHAIVKLVNSTFVTPFDREDIYSLASGLDDVMDMMDEVVDMVLLYEPKMLPAALLDQVELLQRCAELTAAVMPRLRSMQSLGEYWIEINRLENAGDRNHRRIIANLFSGEFKAMEVLKLKDIAEALEGSIDAFEKVANIVEQIAVKES encoded by the coding sequence GTGGGACTGCGTTTCCGTCCGGTCGAGACCACGTTCTACGACCAGTTCACCCAAGCCGCCCAGCACCTCGTCGTCGGTGCCGGGCTGCTCGCCGAGATGCTCGCGGAGGGCGCCGACGAGGAGGCCATCGCGCAGCGCATGCGTGACGCCGAGCACCAGGCCGACGAGACGACGCACGCCATCGTCAAGCTGGTCAACAGCACCTTCGTCACGCCGTTCGACCGCGAGGACATCTACTCGTTGGCCTCCGGGCTCGACGACGTGATGGACATGATGGACGAGGTCGTCGACATGGTGCTGCTCTACGAGCCCAAGATGCTGCCCGCGGCCCTGCTCGACCAGGTCGAGCTGCTGCAGCGCTGCGCCGAGCTCACCGCCGCGGTGATGCCGCGGCTGCGCTCCATGCAGTCGCTGGGCGAGTACTGGATCGAGATCAACCGCCTCGAGAACGCCGGCGACCGCAACCACCGCCGGATCATCGCCAACCTCTTCTCGGGCGAGTTCAAGGCGATGGAGGTCCTGAAGCTCAAGGACATCGCCGAGGCGCTCGAGGGCTCCATCGACGCGTTCGAGAAGGTCGCGAACATCGTCGAGCAGATCGCGGTCAAGGAGTCCTGA
- a CDS encoding RNA degradosome polyphosphate kinase, with translation MPAVPPDTAAVDAPDVAEDPTALEELEGLVGPGDDEAPYVPDEEALAAVQAHDDRFLDRELSWLHFNQRVLELAEDRDLPLLERVRFLAIFTSNLDEFFMVRVAGLKRRIATGLAVRAASGLMPREVLERIWTTARDLSERQAALFRDEIVPALAEEGVELVRWDDLDRDEQKQCKRMFKDRIFPVLTPLAVDPAHPFPYISGLSLNLAVMVRNPKTGKEHFARVKVPPSFSRFVPLGNHRFVPLEDVIREHLKKLFPGMEVLEVHSFRVTRNEDLEVEEDDAENLLAALEKELLRRRFGPPVRLEVEESIAPTVLELLMEELGVTRDEVFHLPGPLDLRGLHGLADIGREELKYPAFVPTTHKLLAEVESAAPVDVFKAARRHDVLLHHPYDSFATSVQRFIEQAAADPHVLAIKQTLYRTSGDSPIIDALIDAAEAGKQVLVIVEIKARFDEQANIRWARKLEQAGCHVVYGLVGLKTHCKLSMVVRDEGEGQGGIRRYTHIGTGNYNPKTSRTYEDLGLITTDEKIGEDVAHLFNNLSGWSRNASYDELLVAPDAVRPGLVEQVHREIGHHRAGRPARIRIKANSVVDEGVIDALYLASQAGVPVEMLVRGTCALRPGVPGLSEHITVRSVLGRFLEHSRVFWFENGGDPVAWIGSADLMHRNLDRRVEVLVRLPDPACIELVRELLDLAFDPDTQAWELGSDGYWTRNGGGVHLQEALIERQRRRRHTIAAG, from the coding sequence ATGCCTGCCGTTCCTCCCGACACCGCCGCCGTCGACGCGCCCGACGTGGCCGAGGACCCCACCGCCCTCGAGGAGCTCGAGGGCCTCGTGGGGCCCGGGGACGACGAGGCGCCGTACGTGCCGGACGAGGAGGCGCTGGCCGCGGTGCAGGCCCACGACGACCGGTTCCTGGACCGTGAGCTGTCGTGGCTGCACTTCAACCAGCGGGTGCTCGAGCTGGCCGAGGACCGCGACCTGCCGCTGCTGGAGCGGGTGCGCTTCCTGGCGATCTTCACCAGCAACCTCGACGAGTTCTTCATGGTCCGCGTCGCCGGTCTCAAGCGGCGCATCGCGACCGGCCTGGCGGTCCGGGCCGCCTCCGGGCTGATGCCGCGCGAGGTCTTGGAGCGGATCTGGACGACCGCGCGCGACCTCAGCGAGCGCCAGGCGGCGCTGTTCCGCGACGAGATCGTGCCCGCCCTGGCCGAGGAGGGCGTCGAGCTGGTGCGCTGGGACGACCTGGACCGCGACGAGCAGAAGCAGTGCAAGCGGATGTTCAAGGACCGGATCTTCCCGGTCCTCACCCCGCTCGCCGTCGACCCCGCGCACCCCTTCCCCTACATCTCCGGGCTCTCGCTCAACCTCGCGGTGATGGTGCGCAACCCCAAGACCGGCAAGGAGCACTTCGCGCGGGTCAAGGTGCCGCCGAGCTTCAGCCGGTTCGTGCCGCTGGGCAACCACCGCTTCGTGCCGCTCGAGGACGTCATCCGCGAGCACCTCAAGAAGCTGTTCCCCGGCATGGAGGTGCTCGAGGTGCACAGCTTCCGGGTCACCCGCAACGAGGACCTCGAGGTCGAGGAGGACGACGCCGAGAACCTGCTCGCCGCGCTCGAGAAGGAGCTGCTGCGCCGCCGCTTCGGGCCGCCGGTGCGACTCGAGGTGGAGGAGTCCATCGCGCCCACGGTGCTGGAGCTGCTGATGGAGGAGCTCGGCGTGACGCGCGACGAGGTCTTCCACCTGCCCGGTCCGCTGGACCTGCGCGGGCTGCACGGGCTGGCCGACATCGGGCGCGAGGAGCTGAAGTACCCCGCGTTCGTGCCCACCACCCACAAGCTGCTCGCCGAGGTCGAGTCGGCCGCCCCCGTCGACGTCTTCAAGGCCGCGCGCCGCCACGACGTGCTGCTGCACCACCCCTACGACTCGTTCGCGACCTCGGTGCAGCGCTTCATCGAGCAGGCCGCCGCCGACCCGCACGTGCTCGCCATCAAGCAGACGCTCTACCGGACCTCCGGCGACTCCCCCATCATCGACGCCCTGATCGACGCCGCCGAGGCCGGCAAGCAGGTGCTGGTGATCGTCGAGATCAAGGCCCGCTTCGACGAGCAGGCCAACATCCGCTGGGCCCGCAAGCTCGAGCAGGCCGGCTGCCACGTCGTCTACGGGCTCGTGGGGCTCAAGACCCACTGCAAGCTGTCCATGGTCGTGCGCGACGAGGGCGAGGGCCAGGGCGGCATCCGCCGCTACACCCACATCGGCACCGGCAACTACAACCCCAAGACCTCGCGCACCTACGAGGACCTGGGCCTGATCACCACCGACGAGAAGATCGGCGAGGACGTCGCGCACCTGTTCAACAACCTCTCCGGCTGGTCGCGCAACGCCTCGTACGACGAGCTGCTGGTCGCCCCGGACGCCGTGCGGCCCGGGCTGGTCGAGCAGGTGCACCGCGAGATCGGCCACCACCGTGCCGGCCGCCCCGCCCGGATCCGGATCAAGGCCAACTCGGTGGTCGACGAGGGCGTCATCGACGCGCTCTACCTGGCCAGCCAGGCCGGGGTGCCGGTCGAGATGCTGGTGCGCGGCACCTGCGCGCTGCGCCCGGGGGTGCCCGGGCTCTCCGAGCACATCACCGTGCGCTCGGTGCTGGGCAGGTTCCTCGAGCACAGCCGGGTGTTCTGGTTCGAGAACGGCGGCGACCCGGTCGCCTGGATCGGCTCGGCCGACCTGATGCACCGCAACCTGGACCGGCGCGTCGAGGTGCTGGTGCGCCTGCCCGACCCCGCGTGCATCGAGCTGGTCCGCGAGCTGCTCGACCTGGCCTTCGACCCCGACACCCAGGCGTGGGAGCTCGGCAGCGACGGGTACTGGACGCGCAACGGCGGCGGCGTACACCTGCAGGAGGCGCTGATCGAGCGTCAGCGCAGGCGCCGGCACACCATCGCCGCCGGCTGA